The Shewanella sp. KX20019 genome window below encodes:
- a CDS encoding GNAT family N-acetyltransferase, whose product MANIEIQVLRPQDWHKYKGLRLASLQDAPDAFGSTYQKEVNFAEAQWRVRLDVEPQSKSILPLVATSDGVAVGLAFGMRHNPNDQTIHVYQMWVAKSARGYGIGQLLLQKIIDWAVSLDADFVSLEVTVTNFAAVKLYQAMGFKAELALAPLREGSTIMVQTMSYKI is encoded by the coding sequence GTGGCAAATATAGAAATACAGGTGCTGAGGCCGCAAGATTGGCATAAATATAAAGGGTTACGACTGGCATCGTTACAAGACGCTCCAGATGCGTTCGGCTCAACCTATCAAAAAGAGGTTAATTTTGCTGAAGCTCAATGGCGTGTTCGCCTGGATGTAGAGCCGCAATCAAAATCCATATTGCCGCTAGTCGCAACAAGCGATGGTGTGGCTGTGGGGTTGGCCTTTGGAATGCGCCATAATCCGAATGATCAAACAATTCATGTGTATCAGATGTGGGTTGCTAAAAGTGCACGTGGTTATGGCATAGGTCAATTACTGCTGCAAAAAATAATTGATTGGGCTGTATCATTGGATGCCGACTTTGTGTCACTTGAAGTTACAGTGACCAATTTTGCCGCAGTGAAGCTATATCAGGCTATGGGTTTCAAAGCCGAACTAGCACTTGCGCCTTTGCGTGAGGGCTCCACAATAATGGTTCAGACCATGAGCTACAAAATATAA
- a CDS encoding alpha/beta hydrolase family protein, whose amino-acid sequence MDKWIKILALLLTLPLPCMAATSTIPVESFSNLRMIESPQVSPNGKSIVAIYNTENGPLVVLSAFGSKEITGLAQLKKAKDRVDFVSWSGNEHVIIGTSYPDYYNGMYFRVSRLYGINVKNKKVRELIHKRMSKESFHVVQSYQLTSTLKHDAEHILVSTYDKRDKAYSVFKVDLTDGSFEKEFANRYEVGAWYPDADGVIRLGIGGEKEKGLFQEKGHFISTWYRTNEDEIFTLLHKKKMGEGATFSVKGLTDDGSKAYVMSDRETGRQSLWLYDIASGKFESKLFGHEKFDLNGTVKNSAGNIVGVAWDDDFERRHYFDEQDSQHFESIKSALKGYEVYIASESKDKTKVLAHAIKDNSPGKYFWIDLSANKGGMWFSQYPHLEKQQLATVQAIQYPASDGVIIPAYLTLPLGLKEGERPALVVLPHGGPHSRSTRYFNPLVQLIVSRGYAVLQMNFRGSKGFGTQFETAGYYQWGKLMQQDVMDGVAWLDTQNIVSKDACIVGASYGGYVALTAAFQDSKRFKCVASIAGISDLKELVEDEERQSTYVDNIVEFDDDAAVDALDEVSAIANISKIKAPILLIHGTRDTRVGYSQSKDFYNKAKSKLDINYIEFENGTHFLDNPDNRKVAYDELSKFLNKHL is encoded by the coding sequence ATGGATAAGTGGATAAAAATACTGGCATTGCTTCTTACTTTGCCCTTGCCCTGTATGGCTGCAACAAGCACTATACCCGTCGAAAGCTTTTCGAATCTCAGAATGATTGAATCGCCACAAGTCTCGCCAAATGGTAAATCCATTGTCGCCATTTACAATACTGAAAATGGTCCACTAGTGGTTCTGTCTGCATTTGGCTCAAAAGAAATAACTGGGTTAGCACAGCTCAAAAAAGCCAAAGATAGGGTCGACTTCGTAAGTTGGTCGGGCAATGAACATGTCATTATTGGCACCAGTTATCCCGATTATTACAACGGAATGTATTTTCGTGTATCAAGGCTTTATGGTATTAACGTTAAGAATAAAAAGGTAAGGGAACTGATTCATAAACGCATGAGCAAAGAAAGTTTTCATGTTGTGCAATCCTACCAGCTAACGTCAACGCTAAAACATGATGCCGAGCATATTCTTGTCAGTACTTATGATAAAAGAGACAAGGCATATAGCGTATTTAAAGTTGACCTTACTGACGGCAGCTTTGAAAAAGAGTTTGCGAATCGATATGAAGTAGGTGCTTGGTATCCCGATGCTGATGGCGTTATTCGCTTGGGTATTGGCGGTGAGAAAGAGAAAGGACTATTTCAAGAGAAAGGTCACTTTATTAGTACCTGGTATCGAACCAATGAAGATGAAATATTTACTTTATTGCACAAGAAAAAGATGGGTGAGGGAGCGACCTTTAGTGTTAAAGGGCTGACAGATGATGGTAGTAAGGCCTATGTCATGAGTGATAGAGAAACTGGCCGTCAAAGTTTGTGGCTTTACGATATCGCGAGTGGCAAATTTGAATCAAAGCTATTTGGTCACGAAAAATTCGATCTAAATGGAACGGTTAAAAATTCTGCAGGGAACATTGTTGGCGTTGCCTGGGATGATGATTTTGAAAGGCGTCATTATTTTGATGAGCAAGACAGCCAACATTTTGAAAGTATAAAATCGGCACTTAAGGGTTATGAGGTTTACATTGCCAGTGAAAGCAAGGATAAAACCAAGGTACTGGCTCATGCGATTAAAGATAACTCGCCAGGTAAGTACTTTTGGATAGATTTAAGCGCTAACAAGGGAGGCATGTGGTTTTCACAGTATCCTCATTTAGAAAAACAGCAGTTAGCGACCGTGCAAGCAATACAATATCCTGCAAGTGATGGTGTGATTATTCCTGCGTATTTGACACTGCCGCTTGGGTTGAAAGAGGGTGAGCGACCTGCATTAGTGGTACTGCCACATGGTGGCCCACATAGTAGAAGTACACGTTATTTCAACCCGTTAGTACAGTTGATAGTGAGTCGCGGTTATGCTGTGCTGCAGATGAATTTTAGGGGCTCAAAAGGGTTCGGTACTCAGTTTGAAACTGCTGGTTACTATCAGTGGGGCAAGCTAATGCAGCAAGATGTGATGGATGGGGTTGCTTGGCTCGACACACAAAACATAGTGTCAAAGGATGCCTGTATCGTTGGCGCAAGCTATGGTGGCTATGTGGCGCTAACGGCAGCGTTTCAAGACAGTAAGCGCTTTAAATGCGTGGCCAGTATTGCCGGGATTAGCGATCTAAAAGAGCTAGTTGAAGATGAAGAGCGTCAATCTACATATGTGGATAATATTGTAGAATTTGATGATGATGCTGCGGTCGATGCACTTGATGAAGTTTCTGCAATCGCCAATATCAGTAAAATCAAAGCACCAATACTGCTGATCCATGGCACCCGCGATACGCGTGTCGGTTATAGCCAATCGAAAGATTTCTATAATAAAGCGAAAAGTAAGCTGGATATTAATTATATAGAGTTTGAAAATGGGACACACTTTTTAGATAACCCAGATAATCGCAAGGTTGCCTATGATGAATTAAGCAAATTCTTGAACAAGCACCTTTAA
- a CDS encoding GNAT family N-acetyltransferase has translation MNIEVIHSEDKAVFDALVTGVRQHRYDNMGDEETIPLSVVARGEAGELIGGVSGRTIYNNFLIEVVWVEKSARGTGLGRRLMLRAEEEAKKRGCLAAQLDTLSFQAPMFYRKLGFESVGVVPGFPGSPERYFMLKKY, from the coding sequence ATTAATATAGAGGTTATTCATAGCGAAGATAAGGCCGTGTTTGATGCTTTGGTGACAGGCGTTCGTCAGCATAGATATGACAACATGGGCGATGAGGAAACCATACCATTGTCAGTTGTGGCGCGTGGTGAGGCGGGTGAGCTGATTGGGGGAGTATCCGGGCGCACTATCTACAATAACTTCTTAATTGAAGTGGTGTGGGTCGAAAAATCTGCTCGAGGTACAGGGCTTGGTCGTCGACTCATGTTGCGGGCGGAAGAGGAAGCTAAGAAAAGAGGCTGCCTAGCAGCTCAACTTGATACTTTGTCTTTTCAAGCACCGATGTTCTATCGGAAGCTGGGCTTTGAAAGTGTCGGGGTTGTACCAGGATTCCCTGGTAGCCCTGAGCGCTACTTTATGCTGAAGAAGTATTAG
- the sigZ gene encoding RNA polymerase sigma factor SigZ — protein MDVEKIWSEYQASLKAFLHRNVSNPDDVDDLLQEVLIKTYNSLSSVHDSKKIKSWLFQIANNSIIDFYRQRAKGRDLTENDLWYNKPEEEVQQQLSSCIVPFISRLPEDDAAMLTAIEIDGMSQKEYAAIHDIKYSTLKSRVQKSRTQLHSLFDECCEFSIDKYGNVIDFQARNKSCSSC, from the coding sequence ATGGATGTAGAAAAAATATGGTCTGAATATCAAGCGAGCCTGAAGGCCTTTTTACACCGTAACGTGTCGAACCCCGATGACGTTGACGACCTGCTACAAGAGGTTTTAATCAAGACCTACAATAGCTTGAGCAGCGTTCACGACAGTAAAAAAATAAAATCGTGGTTGTTTCAAATTGCCAATAACAGCATCATTGATTTCTACCGTCAACGCGCTAAGGGTAGGGATTTAACCGAGAATGACCTTTGGTATAACAAGCCTGAAGAGGAGGTCCAACAGCAGCTTTCCTCCTGCATCGTCCCCTTTATTAGCCGTTTACCTGAAGATGATGCAGCCATGCTAACCGCCATAGAAATCGATGGCATGTCTCAAAAAGAGTACGCTGCAATCCATGACATCAAGTACTCTACGCTCAAGTCGAGAGTACAAAAGAGCCGAACACAGCTCCACAGTTTATTTGACGAATGTTGCGAATTTTCCATCGATAAATATGGCAACGTTATAGACTTTCAAGCGAGAAATAAAAGCTGTTCTAGCTGTTAG
- a CDS encoding NAD(P)/FAD-dependent oxidoreductase, with protein MSTKSPVHSEQYPASYYFATAKELHQSPRLEEVLDVDVCVVGGGFSGLNTAIELAQKGFSVALLEAKRIGWGASGRNGGELIRGIGHNIEQFENIIGREGVNAIEQMGFEAVDIVRQRVKEHNIDCNLQMGYCDLAIRPKHMQELEEDLEHLNKIGYGHNMTLLDRSQVGEVVGSDFYQGALVDMASGHLHPLNLALGEAKVARSLGVKMYEYSAAEKIVKGDKPKVITAHGEVNCRYLVLAGNAYLGHKLESDIGGKVLPAGTYILATEPLTQEQCDSIIPKNMAFADLRVDLDYYHLSEDNRLLFGGLCTYSGKDPKDIEAALRPNLEKVFPQLKGVRIDYEWGGMIGIGANRLPQIGRLPDAKNVFYAQAYAGHGVNATHMAAKLIAEAISTQAERFDIFAQIPHMTFPGGPYLRSPLLAMGMLYHRFRDIF; from the coding sequence ATGTCAACTAAAAGCCCGGTGCACAGCGAGCAATATCCAGCTTCATACTACTTTGCAACAGCAAAAGAGTTACACCAATCACCTCGATTAGAGGAGGTGTTAGATGTGGACGTATGTGTGGTGGGTGGCGGCTTTAGTGGCCTCAATACCGCAATAGAATTGGCTCAAAAAGGCTTCTCGGTTGCCTTGTTAGAAGCTAAAAGGATCGGCTGGGGCGCTTCAGGGCGTAACGGCGGGGAACTCATTAGAGGAATTGGTCATAATATAGAACAGTTTGAAAATATTATTGGCCGCGAAGGCGTTAATGCCATCGAGCAGATGGGATTTGAAGCCGTTGATATCGTTAGGCAGCGGGTAAAAGAGCATAACATCGACTGCAACCTACAGATGGGCTATTGCGACTTGGCAATAAGGCCAAAGCATATGCAAGAGCTTGAAGAGGATTTAGAGCACCTCAATAAGATTGGCTATGGCCACAATATGACCCTGCTCGACAGATCTCAAGTTGGCGAAGTCGTCGGTTCCGACTTTTATCAAGGCGCGTTGGTCGACATGGCAAGTGGTCACCTACACCCGCTTAACTTAGCCTTGGGCGAAGCCAAAGTCGCCCGCAGCTTAGGGGTGAAAATGTATGAATATAGCGCCGCAGAAAAAATAGTTAAGGGTGATAAACCCAAAGTGATCACCGCTCATGGCGAAGTAAACTGCCGATATCTAGTCCTTGCTGGCAACGCCTATCTTGGTCACAAGCTTGAAAGTGATATCGGCGGAAAAGTGCTACCTGCAGGCACTTATATTCTTGCTACCGAGCCACTCACCCAAGAGCAGTGTGACAGCATTATTCCAAAGAATATGGCATTTGCCGATCTCAGAGTCGATCTTGACTACTACCACTTATCGGAAGATAACCGTTTACTGTTTGGAGGTTTGTGTACATATTCAGGTAAAGATCCTAAAGATATTGAAGCGGCGCTCAGACCTAACCTTGAAAAGGTATTCCCGCAGCTAAAGGGGGTGCGCATCGATTACGAATGGGGCGGCATGATAGGCATTGGTGCCAATCGTCTACCGCAAATCGGCCGTTTGCCAGATGCGAAGAATGTCTTCTATGCCCAGGCTTATGCTGGACACGGGGTTAATGCAACCCATATGGCAGCCAAACTAATTGCCGAAGCCATCAGCACCCAAGCAGAGCGTTTTGATATTTTTGCCCAAATCCCACATATGACATTCCCCGGTGGACCGTACCTTCGCTCGCCACTACTCGCCATGGGGATGCTTTACCATCGATTTAGAGACATCTTTTAA
- a CDS encoding cupin domain-containing protein — MDIGANLKTIRKLKGLSQRELAKRAGVTNSTISMIEKNSVSPSVSSLKKVLSGLPLSLVEFFSIEDETVSEQKVVYRSDELLDIGDGVLDFKLIGRDFPNRAMSVMSETYPPGADTGIEMLKHEGEEAAMVIEGKLELTVGEEVFELCEGDSYYFNSELPHRFRNPFDAPCRIVSATTPANF; from the coding sequence TTGGATATTGGAGCAAACCTTAAAACGATTAGAAAATTAAAGGGCTTATCGCAGCGTGAGCTTGCTAAGCGTGCTGGCGTGACAAACAGTACCATCTCAATGATTGAGAAAAATAGTGTCAGCCCGTCTGTCAGCTCATTGAAAAAGGTCCTATCAGGCTTACCATTGTCATTGGTGGAATTTTTTTCAATAGAAGATGAGACTGTAAGTGAGCAAAAGGTGGTTTATCGTAGCGATGAACTGCTGGACATCGGCGATGGTGTTTTAGACTTTAAATTGATTGGACGAGATTTTCCTAACCGCGCAATGTCTGTCATGAGCGAGACCTATCCACCTGGTGCTGACACCGGTATAGAGATGCTCAAACATGAAGGTGAAGAAGCGGCCATGGTGATTGAGGGCAAGCTTGAATTGACTGTCGGCGAAGAGGTATTCGAGCTTTGCGAAGGTGACAGCTATTATTTTAACAGCGAGTTACCGCATCGTTTTCGCAATCCTTTTGACGCACCTTGCCGCATTGTGAGTGCTACGACTCCAGCAAACTTCTAA
- a CDS encoding gamma-glutamyl-gamma-aminobutyrate hydrolase family protein — translation MSEVGLAVVGVTACNQQLGLHPFNIVGEKYLLAIADATQSWPLIIPALGHCPAEIVLSRLDGILFTGSPSNIEPHHFDGPASEAGSHHDPKRDATTLPLIHAAIQAGVPVLGICRGFQEMNVAFGGSLHQKLHEVGGFIEHREDKTAPVEEQYGISHEVKIEPGGLLHDAWGRSSAEVNSVHTQGVDRLGVGLWPEAYAEDGLIEAFSVKGAKNFALGVQWHPEWKALDSAFYTAIFKAFSQACQRRAVSRVK, via the coding sequence ATGTCGGAAGTTGGGCTCGCAGTAGTCGGTGTGACGGCATGCAATCAACAGTTGGGATTGCATCCATTTAACATAGTTGGTGAAAAATACTTATTAGCCATTGCTGATGCCACTCAATCATGGCCATTGATTATTCCTGCACTAGGGCATTGCCCTGCAGAAATCGTGTTATCGCGATTAGATGGCATTCTATTTACTGGTTCCCCCTCTAATATTGAACCTCATCATTTCGATGGTCCTGCAAGTGAAGCGGGAAGCCATCATGATCCCAAACGGGATGCTACCACTCTGCCGTTAATTCATGCGGCAATTCAAGCAGGGGTTCCGGTGCTAGGTATATGTCGTGGTTTTCAAGAGATGAATGTCGCATTTGGTGGCAGCTTGCATCAAAAACTGCATGAAGTTGGTGGTTTTATTGAACATCGCGAAGATAAAACTGCGCCTGTAGAGGAGCAATACGGTATCTCCCATGAGGTCAAGATAGAACCTGGGGGATTGCTTCACGATGCATGGGGCCGCAGCTCCGCAGAGGTGAACTCTGTGCACACTCAAGGTGTTGATCGCCTGGGTGTTGGGTTGTGGCCAGAAGCATATGCAGAGGATGGATTAATAGAAGCGTTTTCAGTTAAAGGCGCGAAAAATTTTGCATTAGGCGTTCAATGGCATCCGGAGTGGAAAGCGTTAGATAGTGCTTTTTATACCGCAATATTTAAAGCCTTTAGTCAGGCATGTCAGCGCCGTGCAGTCAGCAGAGTAAAATAA
- a CDS encoding glutamine synthetase family protein, with protein sequence MKKLISYLKDEKITEVECVVGDMTGIARGKIAPVGKFIDEKGMRLPESVLLQTVTGDYVEDTAYDALLDAADIDFVCVPDENAVFKLPWTIEATAQVIHDTYDKMGNPIELSPRNLLKKVLKLYEDKGWKPVVAPEMEFYLTRINEDPDQALIPPIGRSGRQESGRQSFSIDAANEYDPLFEDMYDWCEIQGLDIDTLIHEEGTAQMEINFSHGDALSLADQVFVFKRTLREAALKHKVCATFMAKPITNEPGSAMHLHQSIVDIKSGKNIFTNEDGTKGPLFYSYIGGLQKFIPELLPLFAPNVNSFRRFLPGTSAPVNLEWGEENRTCGLRIPESSPQNLRVENRIAGADANSYLSIAASLLCGYMGMVEDVKPLTPVQGRANETRSGISLPLTLEEALAVMAESSACREYLGETFTNGYIAVKQADLENYRQVISSWERKFLLLTV encoded by the coding sequence ATGAAAAAATTAATTAGCTATTTAAAAGACGAAAAAATCACTGAAGTAGAATGTGTTGTAGGTGATATGACCGGTATTGCCAGAGGCAAGATTGCGCCTGTCGGCAAGTTTATTGATGAAAAGGGTATGCGATTGCCTGAGAGCGTACTTTTGCAGACTGTGACCGGTGATTATGTTGAAGATACGGCGTATGACGCTTTATTGGATGCTGCCGATATCGATTTTGTTTGTGTCCCTGACGAAAATGCGGTGTTCAAACTGCCCTGGACTATCGAAGCCACTGCACAGGTTATTCATGATACGTACGACAAAATGGGTAATCCTATTGAACTGTCTCCACGTAACCTGCTGAAAAAAGTGCTTAAGCTATATGAAGATAAGGGCTGGAAGCCGGTTGTAGCACCTGAGATGGAGTTCTATCTTACCCGAATTAATGAAGATCCAGATCAAGCTCTGATCCCACCTATTGGTCGTTCTGGTCGCCAAGAATCTGGACGCCAGTCTTTCTCAATTGATGCCGCGAATGAGTATGACCCACTATTTGAAGATATGTATGACTGGTGCGAGATCCAAGGGTTAGATATCGACACCTTGATCCACGAGGAGGGCACCGCTCAAATGGAGATTAACTTCTCTCATGGTGATGCGCTGTCTCTAGCTGATCAAGTATTTGTCTTTAAGCGTACCTTGCGCGAAGCCGCACTGAAGCACAAGGTCTGCGCCACCTTTATGGCAAAACCGATCACTAACGAGCCTGGTAGCGCGATGCATCTGCATCAGAGCATAGTTGATATTAAATCAGGCAAGAACATCTTCACTAATGAAGATGGCACTAAAGGGCCGCTTTTCTATAGCTATATAGGTGGACTGCAAAAGTTTATCCCTGAGCTACTGCCGCTATTTGCACCTAATGTGAACTCATTCCGCCGTTTTCTACCGGGGACTTCTGCACCAGTTAACTTGGAATGGGGCGAGGAGAATCGTACTTGTGGTCTGCGTATTCCAGAATCTTCACCGCAAAATTTACGTGTTGAAAACCGGATCGCCGGTGCTGATGCCAACAGTTATTTGTCGATAGCAGCCAGTCTGTTATGTGGCTATATGGGCATGGTTGAAGACGTTAAACCTTTGACTCCCGTTCAAGGACGAGCCAATGAAACCCGTAGTGGAATTTCGTTGCCGTTAACGCTTGAAGAAGCCTTGGCTGTGATGGCTGAAAGTTCCGCTTGTCGTGAGTATTTAGGTGAAACCTTTACCAATGGTTATATCGCGGTGAAGCAAGCTGATTTAGAAAACTATCGGCAAGTGATTAGTTCTTGGGAGCGTAAATTCCTACTACTTACAGTCTAG
- a CDS encoding polyamine ABC transporter substrate-binding protein, which yields MSALKMLKTTSIILSLSLASNIAQSEEILKVYNWNDYIAKDTLQNFYEETGIRVIYDVFDNMEVVEAKLLSGHSGYDIIVPSNDFLTKHIKINAFMPLDKTQLPNIKNLNPALMKQLEKADPGNKYAVPYLWGTTGMGYNIDKVKKVLGEEPPFDSLELMFNPKYAEKISSCGFSMMDSADEMMSQALTYLKLDPNSQNPADYTAAAEAIAKVRPYITYFHSSRYISDLANGDTCVAFGFSGDVFQAAARAEEAGNGQNIGYSIAKEGANLWFDMLAIPSDAKNVANAHKFINYLMRPEVIAEITNYVAYANPNDKAQTMVDAVIMNNPGIYPSQEVIDNLYIRKTRPMKVQRKMTRAWTKAKSGI from the coding sequence ATGAGCGCTTTAAAAATGCTGAAAACAACTTCGATAATACTCAGTTTGAGTCTTGCTTCAAATATCGCACAGTCAGAAGAGATCTTGAAAGTTTATAATTGGAACGATTATATCGCCAAGGATACTTTGCAGAACTTTTATGAAGAGACTGGTATTCGCGTTATTTATGACGTCTTTGACAATATGGAAGTGGTAGAAGCTAAGTTACTTTCAGGGCATTCTGGATACGATATTATTGTGCCATCTAATGATTTTTTGACTAAGCATATTAAAATAAATGCTTTTATGCCATTAGATAAAACTCAATTGCCAAATATTAAAAATTTAAATCCAGCGTTAATGAAACAGCTTGAGAAAGCCGATCCCGGTAATAAGTATGCAGTGCCATATTTATGGGGCACGACAGGGATGGGTTATAACATTGATAAGGTCAAGAAAGTGTTAGGTGAAGAACCTCCTTTTGACTCACTGGAACTGATGTTTAATCCAAAATATGCTGAAAAAATATCTAGCTGTGGTTTTTCAATGATGGATTCGGCAGACGAAATGATGTCGCAAGCTTTGACTTATTTAAAGCTTGATCCAAATAGTCAGAATCCAGCTGATTATACCGCAGCTGCAGAGGCTATTGCTAAGGTTCGCCCTTATATTACTTACTTCCACTCGTCTCGTTATATTTCCGACCTTGCTAATGGAGACACTTGTGTAGCATTTGGTTTCTCTGGTGATGTGTTTCAAGCAGCGGCTAGAGCGGAAGAAGCTGGTAATGGCCAAAATATTGGATACTCAATTGCTAAAGAGGGGGCCAACCTTTGGTTTGATATGTTAGCAATTCCATCAGATGCTAAAAATGTAGCGAATGCTCATAAATTTATTAATTATCTGATGCGCCCAGAGGTTATTGCTGAAATCACTAATTATGTGGCTTACGCGAACCCTAATGATAAAGCACAGACGATGGTTGATGCCGTCATTATGAATAACCCTGGGATTTATCCGAGCCAAGAAGTAATCGATAATTTATATATACGTAAAACACGTCCAATGAAGGTTCAGCGCAAAATGACTAGAGCTTGGACTAAAGCTAAGTCAGGGATCTGA
- a CDS encoding polyamine ABC transporter substrate-binding protein, which produces MKLFKKVTTLALVTASVLASSTIYAEEVVRVYNWSDYIAEDTLENFHKETGIRVVYDVFDSNEVVEAKLLSGRSGYDIVVPSNSFLAKQIKAGAFQKLDSNQLTNHKNLSPELMTQLESADPGNQYSVPYLWGTNGIGYNADKVKAALGEDAPVDSLELIFNPKYAEKLSKCGISLLDSADEMIPMALIYLGLDPNSTKADDFKKAGEVLGKVRPYITYFHSSRYITDLANGDICVAFGYSGDIFQAAARAEEAENGHVIEYSIPQEGSNLWFDMLAIPSDAANVKNAHTFINYLLRPEVIAPISNYVAYANPNVPALPLVDEEVRTNTSIYPTKEVLDRLYVGDVRPMKSQRALTRVWTKVKSGY; this is translated from the coding sequence ATGAAACTTTTTAAGAAAGTAACCACTCTAGCCCTCGTCACTGCAAGTGTTTTGGCCAGCAGTACCATTTATGCAGAGGAGGTCGTTCGCGTTTATAATTGGTCAGATTATATTGCCGAAGATACGTTAGAGAATTTCCATAAAGAAACTGGCATTCGAGTCGTCTACGATGTGTTTGACAGTAATGAAGTGGTTGAAGCAAAGTTGCTATCAGGGCGCTCGGGTTACGATATCGTTGTGCCATCAAATAGTTTTTTAGCTAAGCAGATTAAAGCTGGCGCATTTCAAAAGCTTGATTCGAACCAACTCACTAATCATAAAAATTTAAGCCCGGAGTTAATGACCCAGCTTGAGTCTGCCGACCCCGGCAATCAATACTCTGTACCTTATCTTTGGGGCACCAACGGCATCGGCTACAATGCCGATAAAGTGAAGGCGGCGTTAGGTGAAGATGCACCGGTTGATTCATTAGAGCTTATCTTTAATCCCAAGTACGCTGAGAAGTTGTCGAAGTGTGGTATCTCTCTATTAGATAGCGCAGATGAGATGATCCCTATGGCGCTTATCTATTTAGGACTCGACCCGAACAGCACTAAAGCGGATGATTTTAAGAAGGCCGGTGAAGTTTTAGGTAAAGTGCGTCCCTATATTACGTACTTCCACTCTTCACGCTATATCACTGACTTAGCGAATGGTGACATCTGTGTCGCGTTTGGTTATTCAGGCGATATTTTCCAAGCGGCAGCACGCGCCGAAGAAGCGGAAAATGGCCATGTTATTGAGTACTCAATTCCGCAAGAGGGCTCAAACTTATGGTTTGATATGTTAGCCATTCCTTCGGATGCCGCTAACGTGAAAAATGCCCACACCTTTATTAACTACCTGCTTCGTCCAGAAGTGATTGCGCCTATTAGTAACTACGTTGCTTATGCTAATCCTAACGTTCCTGCATTGCCGTTGGTTGATGAAGAGGTGCGTACTAATACCTCTATCTACCCAACAAAAGAGGTGTTAGATCGCCTTTATGTCGGTGATGTTCGTCCAATGAAATCACAACGTGCATTGACACGTGTGTGGACAAAAGTGAAATCGGGTTATTAG